From Schizosaccharomyces pombe strain 972h- genome assembly, chromosome: II, the proteins below share one genomic window:
- the prs5 gene encoding ribose-phosphate pyrophosphokinase Prs5, with amino-acid sequence MKNLVVFGTESHPKLTESICEHLCLDIGRVELSKFSNGETSVRIKQSVRGCDVYIVSPASGQVNDHLMELLIMISACKTASAKKVTAVLPVFPYSRQPDQKFSFSGAPLSDLQDAVVPCKKQTGYHPWIAQSGTLVADLLMCSGADHIITMDLHDPQFQGFFDIPVDNLFGRPLLKHYISLNIPNYHNAVIVSPDAGGAKRATAIADALGLDFALIHKNRRHEYGTSLMLVGDVQNKVAILIDDLIDTAYTLVRAAEFVKEHGASKIYALVTHCVLSGDAIERVKLSCIDKLIVTNTAPQTITPSGCFDIIDVAPTFAEAIRRIHNGESISILYDHNQVWV; translated from the exons atgaaaaatttggttgTTTTTGGTACAGAATCGCATCCCAAGCTTACAGAAAGTATTTGTGAACATCTTTGTCTTGATATAGGCCGGGTTGAACTTTCAAAGTTTAG CAATGGCGAGACTTCGGTGAGAATTAAGCAGTCCGTTCGTGGTTGCGACGTTTATATTGTTAGTCCAGCATCTGGACAGGTAAACGACCATTTAATGGAACTGTTAATTATGATTTCTGCTTGTAAAACAGCATCTGCTAAAAAGGTTACCGCCGTCCTTCCTGTATTCCCATATAGTCGTCAACCTgatcaaaaattttccttttccgGTGCTCCTTTATCTGACTTGCAAGATGCGGTTGTTCCATGCAAAAAGCAAACTGGTTATCACCCATGGATTGCACAATCCGGCACGCTAGTAGCTGATTTGCTTATGTGCTCTGGTGCTGACCATATAATCACAATGGATCTTCATGATCCCCAATTTCAGGGCTTTTTTGACATCCCTGTAGACAATCTTTTTGGCCGACCATTACTTAAACATTACATTTCTCTTAATATCCCGAATTATCATAACGCAGTAATTGTATCTCCCGACGCTGGTGGTGCCAAACGTGCTACTGCTATTGCTGATGCTCTGGGTTTGGACTTTGCTTTAATTCATAAGAATCGCCGACATGAATACGGAACATCTTTGATGCTTGTTGGTGATGTACAAAACAAAGTCGCCATCCTCATCGACGATCTTATTGATACCGCTTACACACTAGTTCGAGCAGCAGAGTTTGTCAAAGAACATGGAGCTAGCAAAATCTATGCTCTCGTCACTCACTGTGTTTTATCAGGAGATGCTATTGAGCGTGTAAAACTTTCTTGCATTGACAAGCTTATTGTTACAAACACCGCTCCTCAAACTATTACACCAAGTGGATGTTTTGACATAATCGATGTCGCTCCTACCTTTGCGGAGGCAATTCGTCGCATACACAATGGTGAGAGTATTTCAATACTGTATGACCACAATCAAGTTTGGGTTTAA
- the gpi3 gene encoding pig-A family phosphatidylinositol N-acetylglucosaminyltransferase subunit Gpi3, producing the protein MVSDFFFPQPGGIESHIFQLSQRLIDLGHKVIVITHAYKDRVGVRYLTNGLTVYYVPLHTVYRETTFPSFFSFFPIFRNIVIRENIEIVHGHGSLSFLCHDAILHARTMGLKTCFTDHSLFGFADAGSIVTNKLLKFTMSDVNHVICVSHTCRENTVLRAVLNPKRVSVIPNALVAENFQPDPSKASKDFLTIVVISRLYYNKGIDLLIAVIPRICAQHPKVRFVIAGDGPKSIDLEQMREKYMLQDRVEMLGSVRHDQVRDVMVRGHIYLHPSLTEAFGTVLVEAASCGLYVISTKVGGVPEVLPSHMTRFARPEEDDLADTLSSVITDYLDHKIKTETFHEEVKQMYSWIDVAERTEKVYDSICSENNLRLIDRLKLYYGCGQWAGKLFCLLIAIDYLVMVLLEWIWPASDIDPAVDRVSSTFKISKQNFDESLVLTDPKKKTKIKTACLKDAQ; encoded by the exons ATGGTATCAGACTTCTTCTTTCCTCAACCTGGGGGGATTGAAAGCCATATTTTTCAGCTTTCTCAAAGATTGATTGATTTAGGGCATAAAGTAATTG TTATCACACATGCTTATAAGGATCGAGTTGGCGTCAGATACTTAACTAATGGGCTAACCGTTTACTACGTGCCGTTACAt ACTGTGTATCGTGAAACAACAtttccttcctttttttccttttttccaattttccGCAATATAGTCATTAGAGAAAATATCGAAATAGTCCACGGTCATGGCAGTTTATCCTTTCTATGCCATGATGCTATTCTGCATGCTCGTACAATGGGCTTGAAAACTTGTTTTACCGACCACTCTTTGTTTGGTTTTGCAGATGCTGGCAGCATCGTTACAAAtaagttattaaaatttacgATGAGCGATGTAAATCATGTTATTTGTGTCTCTCACACTTG CCGCGAAAATACGGTGCTTCGTGCAGTTCTAAATCCAAAAAGAGTATCCGTGATTCCCAATGCCTTAGTAGCGGAAAACTTTCAGCCAGACCCATCTAAAGCTTCAAAAGATTTCT TAACCATAGTAGTAATCTCAAGGCTTTACTATAACAAAGGCATTGATCTTTTAATCGCAGTTATACCCAGAATTTGTGCGCAACACCCTAAAGTACGATTTGTTATTGCTGGCGACGGACCCAAGTCAATCGATTTGGAACAAATGCGAGAAAAGTATATGTTACAGGATCGCGTTGAAATGCTTGGTTCTGTAAGACATGATCAAGTTCGTGATGTGATGGTCAGGGgtcatatttatttacatccTAGTTTGACCGAAGCTTTCGGCACTGTTTTAGTTGAAGCCGCAAGCTGTGGTCTTTATGTGATTTCTACAAAAGTGGGAGGTGTTCCTGAAGTCTTGCCTTCCCACATGACACGATTCGCCCGTCCTGAAGAGGATGATTTAGCTGATACACTTTCGAGTGTTATTACTGATTATCTTGACCATAAAATCAAAACCGAAACTTTCCATGAGGAGGTTAAGCAAATGTACTCGTGGATAGATGTCGCGGAAAGGACAGAAAAGGTTTACGACAGTATATGTTCAGAGAATAATCTTAGACTAATAGACCGTCTAAAGCTTTATTACGGATGTGGGCAATGGGCTGGTAAgctattttgtttactcaTAGCTATAGATTATCTTGTAATGGTTTTACTAGAATGGATTTGGCCAGCATCTGATATTGACCCAGCGGTTGACCGCGTATCCTctactttcaaaatttctaaGCAGAACTTTGACGAATCTCTGGTATTAACGGAccccaaaaaaaagacaaagaTAAAAACTGCATGTTTAAAAGATGCACAATGA
- the lsm1 gene encoding mRNA-decapping complex subunit Lsm1: MNQATQIIPFTTSGSLVDYVDRKVIVVLRDGKKLIGILRSFDQFANLMLQYTIERIYVDDMYGDIDRGVYIVRGENVVLLGELDLDKEYDAVKQLRRMPAEELYPLAKLHEEEKKKNIREKGKYLHSVGFSVDGGHDDLY, encoded by the exons ATGAATCAAGCTACACAGATTATCCCATTCACAACTTCTGGGTCACTTGTTGACTACGTAGACA GAAAAGTGATTGTTGTTTTACGAGATGGAAAAAAACTGATTGGAATTTTAAGGTCCTTTGATCAATTTG CAAATTTAATGTTGCAATACACGATTGAGAGGATCTATGTGGATGATATGTACGGGGACATAGACAGAGGTGTGTATATTGTTCGGGGCGAGAACGTCGTGCTTTTAGGTGAATTG GATTTGGATAAGGAGTATGATGCAGTCAAACAATTGCGACGTATGCCTGCTGAAGAACTGTATCCTTTGGCGAAGCTTCatgaagaagagaagaagaaaaatatacgTGAGAAGGGCAAGTACCTTCATTCTGTAGGCTTTAGTGTTGACGGCGGACATGATGATTTGTATTAG
- the dpb4 gene encoding DNA polymerase epsilon subunit Dpb4 — protein MNQDKSKETSELDDLALPRSIIMRLVKGVLPEKSLVQKEALKAMINSATLFVSFLTSASGEIATNNNRKILMPQDVLNALDEIEYPEFSKTLKKHLEAYELALKEKRLKLPNVSDVDNRKKAKIDAHDTTPLDEEKDELEEERIAEDIAQNEVEQNIDDVEDLEEVNDTLDANAESPQIETIHLTDATGNPIEDSSESDSEESLQLNDSS, from the exons ATGAATCAAGATAAATCGAAAGAAACTTCCGAATTGGATGATCTGGCGCTTCCTCGATCGATCATTATGCGATTAGTCAAAGGTGTCTTACCTGAAAAGAGTCTTGTACAAAAAGAAGCTCTCAAGGCTATGATCAATTCAGCAACTCTTTTTGTTAGTTTTCTAACATCCGC TTCTGGGGAAATTGCTACGAATAATAACAGAAAAATTCTTATGCCTCAAGACGTTTTGAATGCGCTCGATGAAATTGAGTATCCAGAATTCTCTAAAacgttaaaaaaacatcTCGAAG CATATGAGCTTGccttgaaagaaaaacgaTTGAAACTCCCTAACGTATCAGATGTTGATAACAGAAAGAAAGCCAAAATAGACGCGCATGACACTACTCCTctagatgaagaaaaagacgaattagaagaagaacGAATTGCGGAGGATATAGCACAAAATGAAGTTGAGCAAAATATTGATGATGTGGAGGACCTCGAAGAAGTGAATGATACATTAGACGCAAACGCAGAATCTCCTCAAATAGAAACCATTCATCTTACAGATGCTACGGGAAACCCAATTGAAGATAGCTCTGAATCCGACTCAGAAGAATCTCTTCAACTTAATGATTCTTCGTAA
- the apn2 gene encoding AP-endonuclease Apn2: protein MRILSWNVNGIQNPFNYFPWNKKNSYKEIFQELQADVICVQELKMQKDSFPQQYAVVEGFDSYFTFPKIRKGYSGVGFYVKKDVAIPVKAEEGITGILPVRGQKYSYSEAPEHEKIGFFPKDIDRKTANWIDSEGRCILLDFQMFILIGVYCPVNSGENRLEYRRAFYKALRERIERLIKEGNRKIILVGDVNILCNPIDTADQKDIIRESLIPSIMESRQWIRDLLLPSRLGLLLDIGRIQHPTRKGMFTCWNTRLNTRPTNYGTRIDYTLATPDLLPWVQDADIMAEVMGSDHCPVYLDLKEEYEGKKLSNFLSHSKEPPLLSTAHHSAYRPSKNIHSMFQHFNSMKKNKNNSPTQSENVSASASSGSSPTVSRANSVIDVDAYPPEKRRRKEQSKLLSFFAKQKEEKEETNKTEDVSIEVLDNNNESDIGLTVKKKVENGNAWKQIFSERAPPLCEGHKEPCKYLTVRKPGINYGRKFWICARPVGELIKNSNAVSEEDTQPFQCRFFIWDSDWRANSKD, encoded by the exons ATGCGAATTCTAAGTTGGAATGTGAACGGTATACAGAATCCattcaattattttccatggaataaaaaaaattcctacAAAGAGATATTTCAAGAGTTACAGGCTGATGTAATATGTGTTCaagaattgaaaatgcaGAAAGACAGCTTTCCTCAACAATATGCAGTTGTTGAGGGATTCGACAgttattttacatttccTAAGATCAGAAAAGGCTATAGTGGGGTTGGATtttatgtaaaaaaagatgttgCTATTCCAGTGAAAGCAGAAGAGGGAATTACTGGCATCCTGCCAGTACGAGgacaaaaatattcatattCAGAAGCACCGGAGCATGAAAAGATAGGATTTTTCCCAAAAGACATTGACAGAAAAACTGCTAATTGGATTGATAGTGAAGGAAGGTGTATATTATTAGATTTTCAGATGTTCATCCTAATCGGTGTTTACTGTCCAGTAAACTCTGGAGAAAATAGACTAGAATATCGACGGGCCTTTTATAAAGCCTTACGAGAAAGAATTGAAAGATTGATAAAGGAAGGAAATCGAAAAATCATTCTCGTTGGGGATGTGAATATTTTGTGTAATCCTATTGACACTGCTGATCAAAAAGACATTATTCGAGAGAGTCTTATTCCAAGCATCATGGAATCAAGACAATGGATACGTGATTTATTACTACCAAGCAGGTTGGGACTACTGTTGGACATTGGCCGTATTCAACATCCTACTCGGAAAGGAATGTTTACATGTTGGAATACAAGACTTAATACAAGGCCCACAAATTATG GTACGAGAATTGATTACACTTTGGCAACACCCGATTTATTACCTTGGGTTCAAGATGCAGATATTATGGCTGAGGTCATGGGTTCAGATCATTGCCCCGTATATTTagatttaaaagaagaatatgaaggaaaaaagtTGTCCAACTTTCTAAGTCACTCAAAAGAACCACCTTTACTATCAACGGCGCATCATTCAGCCTATCGGccatcaaaaaatattcattcaaTGTTCCAACATTTCAATTcgatgaaaaagaataaaaacaaCTCACCCACTCAGAGCGAAAACGTATCTGCTTCTGCGTCCAGCGGCTCCTCACCAACTGTTTCTCGTGCAAACTCTGTCATAGACGTCGATGCCTACCCACCGGAAAAGAGAAGACGAAAAGAACAATCGAAgcttctttcattttttgcgAAGCAAAAggaagagaaagaagaaaccaATAAAACAGAAGACGTTTCGATTGAGGTCCTTGATAACAATAATGAATCTGACATAGGGTTgacagtaaaaaaaaaagtagaaaacGGGAACGCCTGGAAGCAAATATTCAGTGAACGAGCTCCTCCACTTTGTGAGGGTCACAAGGAACCTTGCAAGTATTTGACAGTGAGGAAGCCGGGAATCAATTACGGGCGGAAGTTTTGGATTTGTGCCAGACCGGTTGGTGAACTGATTAAAAACTCAAATGCAGTTTCTGAGGAAGATACTCAACCGTTCCAATGCAGGTTCTTTATCTGGGACTCAGATTGGAGAGCAAATTCAAAGGACTGA
- the slx8 gene encoding SUMO-targeted ubiquitin-protein ligase E3 Slx8: MPPAHKRDTNVRNLSAPYNIPSQSARVAAGNAAINRRRSSPVENSPGNGFPVSEDATDYPSGTTSENESLPLNRAPRSLREVASELAQEETLPVETSDLNIDVESEVFDLEDINFQNDADDINQRFTYNNHPASVENSLTNVNSIHAQPTTISDMIDLTDETSYDPRKQKFEQGKNPSTTNAEIEKEEPSKKQVVPSSQRLADYKCVICLDSPENLSCTPCGHIFCNFCILSALGTTAATQKCPVCRRKVHPNKVICLEMMLGSQKKKS, from the coding sequence ATGCCACCCGCACATAAGAGAGATACCAACGTTAGAAACTTATCTGCACCATACAATATCCCATCTCAATCCGCTAGAGTCGCAGCTGGAAATGCAGCAATAAATAGGAGACGTTCTTCTCCAGTAGAGAATTCGCCAGGAAACGGATTTCCGGTTTCAGAAGATGCAACAGACTATCCTTCAGGCACTACCTCTGAGAATGAGTCTTTACCACTGAATCGTGCACCAAGGTCGCTAAGAGAGGTTGCTTCGGAGCTAGCACAAGAAGAAACACTACCTGTTGAAACCTCTGATTTAAACATAGATGTGGAAAGTGAAGTATTCGACTTGGAAGACATTAATTTTCAGAATGATGCTGATGACATAAATCAAAGATTCACCTACAACAATCATCCAGCTTCCGTTGAAAACAGTTTAACAAATGTTAATAGTATTCACGCGCAACCTACTACTATAAGCGATATGATTGATTTAACTGATGAGACTTCCTATGATccaagaaaacaaaaatttgaacAGGGAAAGAACCCATCGACCACCAACGccgaaattgaaaaagaagaaccTAGCAAAAAACAGGTTGTTCCATCTTCACAACGACTAGCTGATTATAAGTGTGTAATTTGTCTGGATAGTCCGGAAAACCTATCTTGTACTCCCTGTGGGCAtatattttgcaatttttgtatactAAGTGCTTTAGGTACAACGGCTGCCACACAAAAATGTCCGGTGTGCAGAAGAAAAGTACATCCAAACAAAGTTATATGTTTGGAAATGATGCTCGGatctcaaaaaaagaaatcttaA
- the dip2 gene encoding U3 snoRNA associated protein Dip2, whose translation MVKSYTRYEPTEFFGVIASSGCNILGQPSSSAKSVGRAIVGGLESVLEWDLKTGQLLSKWKDSDCSAKVTCIANFDEMYAVGYADGSIRLWKDGELLITLNGHKSAVTTMDFDKMGTRLASGSMDTDIIVWDIVAETGLFRLRGHKDQITKLLFITPPSKNTAEETVVDTDIDSGDMDVDSKSSDSFLLSVGKDSFMKLWDLSIQHCVETHVDHQGEIWAMCVSPDAKRCLTAGTGSDVKVWEISFPDDNNFTPTTKAFQQLGTFTRQSRDRPITLAYDVSNRYVVFQAHDRLLEVFRLRSSAELEKILNRRRRRKKSEDVSITLKDEYEPFALIRTTARASSVAWIPGNRTPTLVTSLQNNSIEVYALDVKSEGSAAPLTERASRISAIEIPGHRADVRTLALSANHDVILSGANGSLKLWNKKTTSCIRTIECGYVLAASFINNDKCIVSAYKSGELEVYDIASSSLIERIQAHDGAIWDLAVGHDGTYFATASADHTVKLWSLKSSFDFVPGTTRKVTTLKLEQTRQIDFTDDVLAVKISPDGRFVAASLLDNTVKVYYLDSLKFFLNLYGHKLPVLSMDISYDSKLLVTCSADKNVKIWGLDFGDCHKSIFAHQDSIMEVTFQPDTYNFFTCSKDREVRYWDGKSFDLILKLRGHHSEVWALAVGPTFVVSGSHDHSIRLWEQGDDLVFLEEERERELEEQYESTLVSSYENAEADGEVKDGDVAAVTKQTIESLKDGEKILEAITIGIEDLDQEIQYRLDLLKSPGKARGPRNPILAHLGVSAEEYVLNTFKKIRSSHLDDALLVLPFEHVLSLFRFIDIWASRKWSIPLVSRIIFFLLRTYHRQLTTTVKMRPLLNNIRSSLRGSLQEERSLIGYNAAGLSYLRHEWELTHNTSLEDIDSTSLEVDGKKRAFSNIV comes from the coding sequence ATGGTCAAAAGCTATACGCGGTACGAACCAACCGAATTTTTTGGTGTCATTGCGTCTTCGGGATGTAATATTCTCGGTCAACCCTCTTCGTCTGCTAAATCTGTAGGCAGAGCCATTGTTGGCGGTCTTGAGTCTGTTTTGGAATGGGATTTAAAGACTGGGCAATTACTATCAAAATGGAAGGATTCTGATTGTTCGGCAAAAGTTACTTGTATTGCAAACTTTGATGAAATGTACGCTGTGGGCTATGCAGATGGTTCTATACGTCTTTGGAAAGATGGAGAGCTCTTAATAACTCTTAATGGTCATAAAAGTGCTGTTACTACCATggattttgataaaatggGCACAAGATTGGCCAGTGGAAGCATGGATACCGACATTATTGTATGGGATATTGTAGCTGAAACCGGCTTGTTTAGACTACGTGGACACAAGGACCAAATTACCAAGCTTTTGTTCATTACACCTCCTTCGAAGAATACAGCTGAAGAAACAGTGGTGGACACAGATATTGATTCCGGCGACATGGACGTTGACAGTAAATCGTCTGATTCGTTTCTTTTGTCTGTTGGCAAAGATTCTTTTATGAAGCTTTGGGATTTGTCTATTCAGCATTGCGTTGAGACTCATGTCGACCACCAAGGCGAAATTTGGGCTATGTGTGTTTCACCAGACGCCAAACGGTGCCTCACTGCTGGTACCGGTTCTGATGTTAAAGTTTGGGAAATCAGTTTTCCAGATGACAATAATTTCACTCCAACTACTAAAGCATTTCAGCAATTAGGTACCTTTACCCGTCAAAGCCGTGACCGTCCCATCACCTTGGCTTACGACGTTTCAAACCGTTATGTTGTATTCCAAGCTCATGACCGTCTTCTGGAGGTTTTTCGCCTTCGATCAAGTGCGGAGCTCGAAAAGATTCTGAATCGACGACGCCGTCGTAAAAAGTCTGAGGACGTTTCGATCACGTTAAAAGACGAATATGAACCTTTTGCTCTAATTCGAACCACTGCTCGTGCTTCGTCTGTAGCTTGGATACCAGGAAATCGTACACCTACGTTGGTAACATCTCTTCAAAATAACTCAATTGAAGTTTACGCTTTGGATGTCAAATCTGAAGGTTCTGCTGCACCATTAACTGAACGGGCTTCGCGTATAAGTGCCATTGAAATTCCTGGTCATCGTGCTGACGTTCGTACCTTGGCTTTGTCCGCTAATCACGATGTGATTTTAAGCGGTGCTAACGGCTCTTTGAAGCTTTGGAACAAGAAAACCACATCTTGTATCCGTACAATCGAATGTGGTTATGTACTTGCTGCTAGCTTTATAAATAACGACAAGTGTATCGTATCCGCTTACAAATCAGGAGAACTTGAAGTCTATGACATTGCTAGCTCTTCTCTTATCGAACGTATCCAAGCTCACGATGGCGCGATTTGGGATTTAGCGGTTGGTCACGATGGCACTTACTTCGCGACTGCCTCTGCCGATCACACAGTCAAACTCTGGTCTCTAAAATCGTCTTTTGATTTCGTACCAGGTACCACTAGAAAAGTCACCACGTTGAAATTAGAGCAAACACGACAAATAGATTTCACAGACGATGTCCTTGCGGTTAAAATTTCACCTGATGGTCGTTTCGTTGCTGCTTCACTATTAGATAATACCGTCAAGGTATACTATTTGGATTCgttgaaattctttttaaatctttatgGTCATAAGCTTCCAGTTCTCTCTATGGATATTTCTTATGACTCAAAGTTGCTGGTTACTTGCAGTGCCGACAAGAATGTCAAAATATGGGGTCTTGATTTTGGCGATTGCCACAAGTCTATATTTGCACATCAAGATTCTATTATGGAAGTCACATTTCAACCAGATACTTACAACTTTTTTACTTGTTCAAAAGATCGAGAAGTTCGTTATTGGGACGGTAAATCATTTGatctaattttaaaacttcGCGGTCATCACTCTGAAGTCTGGGCATTAGCTGTTGGTCCAACTTTTGTTGTTTCTGGCTCCCATGACCATTCAATACGTTTATGGGAACAAGGTGACGATTTGGTATTTCTAGAAGAAGAACGGGAACGTGAGCTTGAGGAGCAATATGAGTCAACGCTTGTTTCATCTTATGAAAATGCTGAAGCCGACGGAGAGGTTAAAGACGGAGACGTGGCAGCTGTCACGAAGCAAACAATTGAAAGCTTAAAAGACGGAGAAAAGATCTTAGAAGCTATTACAATAGGTATAGAGGATTTGGATCAAGAAATTCAGTACAGACTTGATCTGCTTAAGAGCCCTGGTAAAGCCCGTGGACCGAGAAATCCGATATTAGCCCATTTAGGTGTTTCAGCTGAGGAGTACGTTTTGAatactttcaaaaaaattcgtaGTAGCCACTTAGATGACGCTCTTCTCGTGCTTCCTTTTGAGCACGTCTTATCCCTTTTTCGATTTATTGATATTTGGGCTAGTAGAAAATGGTCAATTCCTCTCGTTTCTCGtataatcttttttttactcagAACGTATCACCGACAGTTGACAACTACAGTTAAAATGCGTCCATTACTAAACAATATTCGTAGTAGTTTGAGGGGGTCACTACAGGAGGAGCGTTCTCTCATCGGCTACAATGCTGCTGGTCTTTCTTATTTAAGACATGAATGGGAGCTTACTCATAATACTTCATTAGAAGATATTGATAGTACTTCCTTAGAAGTGGATGGAAAGAAACGAGCCTTTTCCAACATTGTTTAA
- the pdi3 gene encoding disulfide isomerase Pdi3 codes for MRSNTFGSVMRISWVVAFITMVQTLVSGVPLTDNDLESEVSKGTWFIKYYLPSCGACKRLGPMWDNMVEKAKEQVEGSNFHFGEVDCSKELSSCANIRAVPTLYLYQNGEIVEEVPFGASTSEASLLDFVETHLNPDTDPDIPSDEDVLTDEDTEEVASIQPALSTSVSSLSLASTAMSKSASASEFSGSSVTKASKKLTSSPTSVASKKATLSSVSKVASTSSLPVTSVSASVDPKSAASKVQDAEFSIQTAPSFPKEKEEKENTEETEESKKSINPTGTSKALALDADIDAALTDKEGWFIQFYSSECDDCDDVSTAWYAMANRMRGKLNVAHINCAVSKRACKQYSIQYFPTFLFFKEEAFVEYVGLPNEGDLVSFAEEAANFEIREVELLDTVNAEKNGDVFFLYFYDDDSAEYLNIIRKTGIQLLGHANLYLTTSQQIAKKYRVVSFPKLIVVRDGIASYYPAKMAQDNKDYRRILGWMKNNWLPVLPELRTSNSKEIFNDESVVLFLLNPELDDFDETKRTAQKIATEFLDEEGRTYQSNWQKETDKKNSLVNEAEEKNDLEAIEAAKNFHVNGKPSPTRFAWVNGKFWAQWLRKFDIDIEATGPRVIVYNAAQDIYWDETAKGTPISIEKDTVFDIIKQVETDPDHLKFKILKKNLGVEYLESYGLNIRVLYMVLGIVTVGILVWYFSGRRARTLQRRRHSTPILPVSMRSTGNSGKFD; via the coding sequence ATGCGGTCAAACACCTTTGGTTCTGTAATGCGTATTTCGTGGGTTGTAGCCTTTATAACGATGGTTCAAACCCTCGTTTCGGGAGTTCCACTTACTGACAATGATTTGGAGTCGGAAGTCTCGAAGGGAACTTGGTTTATAAAGTATTATTTGCCAAGCTGTGGTGCCTGTAAAAGATTGGGCCCAATGTGGGATAACATGGTTGAGAAGGCAAAAGAACAAGTTGAAGGCTCTAACTTTCACTTTGGTGAAGTTGATTGCTCCAAAGAGCTTTCTTCTTGCGCGAATATTCGTGCTGTTCCCACTCTCTATCTATATCAGAATGGTGAAATCGTCGAAGAAGTTCCTTTTGGCGCTTCCACCAGCGAGGCTTCTTTATTAGACTTTGTAGAGACCCATTTGAACCCTGATACTGATCCTGATATCCCATCCGATGAGGATGTGTTGACAGACGAAGATACAGAAGAAGTCGCCTCTATCCAACCCGCTCTCTCCACTTCCGTCTCTTCTCTTTCATTAGCTTCTACTGCCATGTCCAAAAGTGCATCTGCTTCTGAATTTAGTGGCTCGAGCGTTACTAAGGCTTCCAAAAAGCTTACATCTTCTCCTACTTCTGTGGCATCAAAAAAAGCCACCCTCAGCAGCGTATCTAAGGTTGCTTCTACCTCCTCTCTTCCTGTCACCTCCGTATCCGCCTCCGTAGATCCCAAATCCGCAGCTTCCAAGGTTCAGGACGCTGAATTTTCGATCCAGACCGCTCCAAGCTTTCCTAAGgagaaggaagaaaaggaaaacacTGAAGAAACTGAGGAATCGAAAAAGTCCATCAACCCAACAGGTACTTCCAAAGCCCTAGCACTTGATGCTGATATTGATGCTGCGTTGACCGATAAGGAAGGTTGGTTTATCCAATTTTATTCTTCCGAATGCGATGATTGCGACGACGTCTCCACTGCTTGGTATGCCATGGCTAACCGTATGCGTGGTAAACTTAATGTCGCACATATTAACTGTGCTGTTTCAAAACGTGCTTGCAAGCAATACAGTATTCAATACTTCCCAacattccttttctttaagGAAGAAGCTTTTGTGGAGTATGTCGGACTTCCCAATGAGGGTGATTTAGTTAGCTTTGCAGAGGAAGCTGCAAACTTTGAGATTCGCGAGGTAGAACTACTGGATACTGTTAACGCCGAAAAGAACGGTGATGTCTTTTTCTTGTACTTTTACGATGACGATAGTGCCGAATATTTGAATATCATTCGTAAAACTGGAATCCAGCTTTTAGGACATGCTAACTTGTATCTTACTACCTCACAGCAAATTGCCAAGAAATATCGCGTTGTTTCCTTCCCCAAGCTCATTGTTGTTCGTGATGGCATAGCTAGTTATTATCCGGCTAAAATGGCACAGGACAACAAGGACTATAGAAGAATACTTGGTTGgatgaaaaacaattgGCTTCCTGTTCTTCCTGAACTTCGTACATCCAATtccaaagaaattttcaacGATGAAAGTGTCGTGCTGTTCTTGTTAAATCCTGAGTTAGATGACTTTGATGAAACTAAGCGTACTGCTCAAAAGATTGCTACCGAATTTTTAGATGAAGAAGGCCGTACTTACCAGTCAAACTGGCAAAAAGAAACTGACAAAAAGAACTCTTTAGTAAACGAGGctgaagagaaaaatgaCTTAGAGGCAATAGAAGCTGCAAAGAATTTTCATGTAAATGGCAAGCCATCTCCTACTAGATTTGCATGGGTGAATGGTAAATTCTGGGCTCAGTGGTTGCGTAAGTTTGACATTGATATTGAAGCAACTGGGCCACGTGTGATTGTGTATAATGCTGCTCAAGATATTTATTGGGATGAAACCGCTAAGGGAACTCCTATTTCTATTGAAAAGGATACTGTATTTGACATTATTAAGCAGGTTGAAACCGATCCCGaccatttgaaatttaaaattctaaAGAAGAATCTTGGTGTCGAATATTTGGAATCATATGGATTGAATATTCGTGTTCTGTATATGGTCTTGGGGATTGTTACCGTTGGAATATTAGTGTGGTACTTTAGCGGAAGAAGAGCTAGAACTCTTCAACGTCGTAGACATTCCACCCCAATCCTTCCTGTTTCTATGAGAAGCACTGGAAACAGTGGAAAGTTTGATTAA